The DNA region TCATGTCAGTCACTGGCGTTGCCAGCAGGTTTTCTGCCGTTCCCAATTTTTCTTTGGCGCCACCACGCTGTCCGGCGCTGCTCCGCTGTCTGACAAGTGTCGGCGGTTGCAGCGGCGCTGGCTGGCGGACTGGCTGGCGCTGTTGCATGGCCTGGTCGATGCGCAGGAGCCTGTGCTTGCGCATTGCATTCGATCCGACTCGGTTTGGCAGCCTTATCTGGTGGCCTGGAGTGAGAATCACCGGCTTGGGAAGGATTGTCTGGTGCGTGTCGGGCAGCAATGTTTGACGGAAGGCCTGACCGGATGTGCCGCCAATGCGCCCATACCGTTATAATAACGTGTTAATTGGCACAATGAGTCGAGCATGCATTATTGGTGGTTGGTGCTCAAAGGTGTGCTGCTGGCCTTTTTCCTGGTGCTGGTCGGAATGGGGGCGGTCGCATGGAGCATCGTGAGTTATGGAGAGCCCCCGGATTATCCGGCCAGGGCTGACGCCGCTTTGGTGCTCGGCGCCGCGGCCTGGGGCGACAAACCTTCCCCGGTGTTTCGCGAGCGGATTCGCCACGCCGTTGAACTGTATAAGGCCGGTCAGGTGCACTGGATCGTGTTTACCGGCGGAACCCCGGTGCCGGGCTATCCGTCCGAGGCGGATGTCGGCCGGGACTATGCGCTGAAGGCCGGTGTGCCGATGACGGTCATGCTGGCCGAGCCGGATTCGCGCACGACCTGGGAAAATCTGCAAAATGCCAAGAAGCTGGCGGAGCCGTTCGGTATTCATACCTATCTGCTGGTCAGTGATCCCTGGCACATGCGTCGCGCGGTACTGATGGCGCGTGATCTCGGGCTGGCGGCGTCGCCCTCGCCGACGCGTTCAACCCGTTTCCGCACGCTGTCTGCGCGGATTGCCTTCTTGTCGCGGGAAACCTGGCTGTACGTCGGATACCGTATTTTCCGTACGGTGTCGTGATGTTTCGGGCAAGAAAAAAGCCGCTAAAAGCGGCTTTTTTTTGGCGCTCAGGCTTCGTGCCAGATGTCGAACAGACCGCTGG from Paludibacterium sp. B53371 includes:
- a CDS encoding YdcF family protein, whose amino-acid sequence is MHYWWLVLKGVLLAFFLVLVGMGAVAWSIVSYGEPPDYPARADAALVLGAAAWGDKPSPVFRERIRHAVELYKAGQVHWIVFTGGTPVPGYPSEADVGRDYALKAGVPMTVMLAEPDSRTTWENLQNAKKLAEPFGIHTYLLVSDPWHMRRAVLMARDLGLAASPSPTRSTRFRTLSARIAFLSRETWLYVGYRIFRTVS